A genomic stretch from Zeimonas sediminis includes:
- a CDS encoding GntR family transcriptional regulator yields the protein MPSPRSTATNRSGAAQRRRKGELHGSTVAMLRDLIITGALAPGERLNERELCERLGVSRTPVREAIKTLLQEGLLHARPNRSPVVVALEAGEISALIEVLAAIEGLAGELAAPRATDAFVAELDALHDAMRRNHARKALPDYFAANKAFHRRIVEQSGNPVLLWVWDMLAPRVDRARYASNLWPRRWSTAIDEHGGILDRLRARDAQGLGDSMRNHVRNGLTALAAALESEPGRP from the coding sequence ATGCCGAGCCCCCGATCCACTGCGACGAATCGAAGCGGCGCGGCGCAGCGGCGCCGCAAGGGCGAGCTGCACGGCAGCACCGTCGCGATGCTGCGCGACCTGATCATCACCGGCGCGCTGGCGCCCGGCGAGCGGCTGAACGAGCGCGAGCTCTGCGAGCGGCTCGGTGTGTCGCGCACGCCGGTGCGCGAGGCGATCAAGACGCTTCTGCAGGAGGGCCTGCTGCACGCCCGGCCGAACCGATCGCCGGTGGTCGTGGCGCTCGAAGCCGGCGAGATCTCGGCGCTGATCGAAGTGCTGGCTGCGATCGAGGGGCTCGCCGGCGAACTCGCAGCGCCACGTGCCACCGACGCGTTCGTCGCCGAACTGGACGCGCTGCACGACGCGATGCGGCGCAATCACGCCCGCAAGGCGCTGCCCGACTACTTCGCGGCCAACAAGGCCTTTCACCGGCGCATCGTCGAGCAGTCGGGCAACCCGGTGCTTCTCTGGGTCTGGGACATGCTGGCGCCGCGCGTCGATCGGGCCCGCTACGCGTCGAACCTGTGGCCCCGGCGCTGGAGCACGGCGATCGACGAGCACGGCGGGATCCTGGACCGGCTCAGGGCCCGCGATGCGCAGGGCCTCGGCGACTCGATGCGGAACCACGTCCGCAACGGGCTGACGGCGCTGGCCGCCGCGCTGGAAAGCGAACCCGGGCGACCTTGA
- a CDS encoding TRAP transporter substrate-binding protein, translated as MASRNSPLRRRILKAGAAATAVAGSAWVIPARAAVELKLTHPADTSHPVHIEADKMAKRIAERTNGEVKITLFPNNALGSPVETAQQTRLGAIDMILMNPANIESISKSVGVINIPYQFDGYEHAHRTLDVTARDWITQQLAAAGFAWIANFEWGFRALSNSRRPVNTPDDVKGLKIRVPPELAIKAAFEALGASTQTVAFQEVYLALANKAVDGQDNPVGTTYAAKFFEVQSHIALTRHIYASIMFAANPRSWQGKLNDAQRKIVIEEATTAGAAARKGVRDLEEDFLARMQKAGVAVTRPDVAPFREKMAPAYEVLRKNLGDDTWNAWAKLVAAARG; from the coding sequence ATGGCTTCGCGCAACAGTCCGCTTCGTCGCAGGATCCTGAAGGCCGGCGCAGCCGCCACGGCCGTCGCCGGAAGCGCATGGGTGATCCCGGCGCGCGCCGCGGTGGAGCTCAAGCTGACCCACCCGGCGGACACGTCGCACCCGGTGCACATCGAGGCCGACAAGATGGCCAAGCGGATTGCCGAGCGCACCAACGGTGAGGTGAAGATCACGCTGTTCCCGAACAACGCGCTCGGCTCGCCGGTCGAGACCGCGCAGCAGACCCGGCTCGGCGCGATCGACATGATCCTGATGAACCCGGCCAACATCGAGTCGATCTCGAAGTCGGTCGGCGTCATCAACATCCCCTACCAGTTCGACGGCTACGAGCACGCGCACCGCACGCTCGACGTCACCGCGCGCGACTGGATCACGCAGCAGCTCGCAGCCGCCGGCTTCGCCTGGATCGCGAACTTCGAGTGGGGCTTCCGCGCCCTTTCGAACAGCCGCCGCCCGGTCAACACCCCCGACGACGTCAAGGGGCTGAAGATCCGGGTACCGCCAGAGCTGGCGATCAAGGCCGCCTTCGAGGCGCTGGGCGCCAGCACGCAGACGGTGGCCTTCCAGGAGGTCTACCTGGCGCTGGCGAACAAGGCGGTCGACGGCCAGGACAATCCGGTGGGCACCACCTACGCCGCGAAGTTCTTCGAGGTGCAGAGCCACATCGCGCTGACCAGGCACATCTACGCGTCGATCATGTTCGCGGCCAACCCCCGCTCGTGGCAGGGCAAGCTGAACGACGCGCAGCGCAAGATCGTCATCGAGGAGGCCACGACGGCCGGCGCGGCGGCGCGCAAGGGCGTGCGCGACCTCGAGGAGGACTTCCTCGCGCGGATGCAGAAGGCCGGCGTGGCGGTCACCCGGCCCGACGTCGCGCCGTTCCGCGAGAAGATGGCGCCGGCCTACGAGGTGCTCAGAAAGAACCTCGGCGACGACACCTGGAACGCCTGGGCGAAGCTGGTGGCCGCGGCGCGCGGCTGA
- a CDS encoding TRAP transporter large permease, translating into MLIAGILISVCLTILIGMPIAGALAIIAIGTMVATAGTDLLAIFIQRTYAGTTSFPLLAIPFFILAGNLMNAGGTTERIFAVARLFVGSIRGGLAHVNVVGSLIFGGMSGSAVADAAGMGVIEIRAMVREGYSPRFAATITAVSSTIGPIIPPSIPFVIYGSLANVSVGALFLAGVVPGLLMSLGLILAIAVAAWRNDLPRSPGFPPLAEAARTFLRAAPALALPPLILLVIFAGVATPTEAAVVASAYAFLLGRFVYRELGLSDFWRTVWESGRQTAQVMLIIAVSAPFGWVLIQQQVPNAILKALLGLSSEPWVILLVVNLALLILGMFLETIAILIIAYPILAPAMAQIGIDPVHFGVIIVLNMMIGLITPPVGLCLYVVSGIARVPIAGIARELAPYLVALLAVLGLVTYVPAISTWLPNALGFGVVR; encoded by the coding sequence ATGCTGATCGCCGGCATCCTGATCTCGGTCTGCCTGACCATCCTGATCGGCATGCCGATCGCCGGCGCGCTGGCGATCATCGCGATCGGCACGATGGTGGCCACCGCCGGCACCGACCTGCTCGCGATCTTCATCCAGCGCACCTACGCGGGCACCACCTCCTTCCCGCTGCTGGCGATCCCCTTCTTCATCCTGGCCGGCAACCTCATGAACGCCGGCGGCACCACCGAGCGGATCTTCGCGGTGGCGCGGCTGTTCGTCGGCAGCATCCGCGGCGGGCTGGCCCATGTGAACGTGGTCGGGAGCCTGATCTTCGGCGGCATGTCGGGCTCGGCGGTGGCCGACGCGGCCGGCATGGGGGTGATCGAGATCCGCGCGATGGTCCGCGAGGGCTACAGCCCGCGATTCGCAGCCACGATCACCGCGGTCTCGTCGACGATCGGCCCGATCATCCCGCCGAGCATTCCCTTCGTGATCTACGGCAGCCTGGCCAACGTGTCGGTCGGCGCGCTGTTCCTGGCCGGCGTCGTGCCCGGCCTGCTGATGAGCCTGGGCCTGATCCTGGCGATCGCGGTGGCGGCCTGGCGCAACGACCTGCCCCGATCGCCCGGATTCCCGCCGCTGGCCGAAGCGGCCCGGACCTTCCTGCGCGCCGCGCCCGCGCTGGCCTTGCCGCCGCTGATCCTGCTGGTGATCTTCGCCGGCGTGGCCACCCCGACCGAGGCGGCAGTCGTCGCCTCGGCCTATGCCTTCCTGCTCGGGCGCTTCGTGTATCGCGAACTCGGGCTGAGCGACTTCTGGCGCACCGTCTGGGAGAGCGGCCGGCAGACCGCGCAGGTGATGCTGATCATCGCGGTGTCGGCGCCGTTCGGCTGGGTGCTGATCCAGCAGCAGGTCCCGAACGCGATCCTGAAGGCGCTGCTGGGGCTGTCGAGCGAGCCCTGGGTGATCCTGCTGGTCGTCAACCTGGCGCTGCTGATCCTCGGGATGTTCCTCGAGACGATCGCGATCCTGATCATCGCCTATCCGATCCTGGCGCCAGCCATGGCGCAGATCGGCATCGACCCGGTGCACTTCGGCGTGATCATCGTGCTGAACATGATGATCGGACTGATCACGCCGCCGGTGGGGCTCTGCCTGTACGTGGTCTCGGGCATCGCCAGGGTGCCGATCGCCGGGATCGCACGCGAGCTCGCGCCCTACCTGGTCGCCCTGCTGGCGGTGCTCGGCCTGGTCACCTACGTGCCGGCGATCTCGACCTGGCTGCCCAATGCGCTGGGCTTCGGGGTGGTCCGGTGA
- a CDS encoding TRAP transporter small permease — MIGRTLERLDLGLAFACRWIVIGCFLGLFVLLSLGIVQRFVPQVKLSGYDELVELLFGWMTFVGALALWREGALYRVAMIDRLLSPRLRTAVAALIHLTMLAVALTFTIKGQEFMAMSGETTPFLQLDKAWWYAAIPVCGSLMAVYSAAALWRALRGQASLEASSGALS; from the coding sequence GTGATCGGCCGCACGCTCGAGCGCCTGGACCTCGGCCTGGCCTTCGCCTGCCGCTGGATCGTCATCGGCTGCTTCCTCGGCCTGTTCGTGCTGCTGTCGCTGGGCATCGTCCAGCGCTTCGTGCCGCAGGTGAAGCTGTCGGGCTACGACGAGCTGGTCGAGCTGCTGTTCGGCTGGATGACCTTCGTCGGCGCGCTGGCGCTGTGGCGCGAGGGCGCGCTCTACCGGGTGGCGATGATCGATCGCCTGCTCTCGCCGCGCCTGCGCACCGCGGTCGCCGCCCTGATCCACCTGACGATGCTCGCGGTGGCGCTGACCTTCACGATCAAGGGCCAGGAGTTCATGGCGATGTCGGGCGAGACGACGCCCTTCCTTCAGCTGGACAAGGCCTGGTGGTACGCGGCGATCCCGGTGTGCGGCAGCCTGATGGCGGTCTACAGCGCCGCCGCGCTCTGGCGCGCGCTGCGCGGCCAGGCGAGCCTGGAGGCGTCGAGCGGCGCGCTGAGCTGA
- a CDS encoding SDR family NAD(P)-dependent oxidoreductase produces MRRLEGKVAIVTGGAGGIGAATGRLFCEEGAKTVLVDLADSPLAEVAQRIRDEVPGAEVTTIAADVGLEASADTIVAGTLERHGRLDVLVNNAGIRAYEPLAEAKAETWQKILSVNLLSYAWLARAALPALRASGRGAIVNISSTHAMNPRAGMGQYDVAKAGILSMTRTLAFEEAAHGVRVNAVCPGLTLTPFHVRRFAAEGRTEQDLRNERAENNLQRRWADPREVAYPILWLASDEASYMTAATLMVDGGQRVL; encoded by the coding sequence ATGCGAAGACTCGAAGGCAAGGTAGCGATCGTCACCGGCGGCGCGGGCGGCATCGGCGCGGCCACCGGCCGGCTGTTCTGCGAGGAAGGCGCGAAGACGGTGCTGGTCGACCTGGCCGACTCGCCGCTGGCCGAAGTGGCGCAGCGCATCCGCGACGAAGTGCCCGGCGCCGAGGTGACGACGATCGCCGCCGACGTCGGCCTCGAGGCCTCGGCGGACACGATCGTCGCCGGCACCCTGGAGCGCCACGGCCGGCTCGACGTGCTGGTCAACAACGCCGGCATCCGCGCCTACGAGCCGCTGGCCGAGGCGAAGGCCGAGACCTGGCAGAAGATCCTGTCGGTCAACCTGCTCAGCTACGCCTGGCTCGCGCGCGCGGCCCTGCCGGCACTGCGCGCGAGCGGCCGCGGCGCGATCGTCAACATCTCGTCCACCCACGCGATGAATCCGCGCGCCGGCATGGGGCAATACGACGTGGCGAAGGCCGGCATCCTGTCGATGACCCGCACGCTCGCTTTCGAGGAGGCGGCACACGGGGTGCGGGTCAACGCGGTCTGCCCGGGGCTCACGCTGACCCCCTTCCACGTGCGGCGGTTCGCGGCGGAGGGCCGGACCGAGCAGGACCTGCGCAACGAGAGGGCCGAGAACAACCTGCAGCGGCGCTGGGCCGACCCGCGCGAGGTGGCGTACCCGATCCTGTGGCTCGCCTCGGACGAGGCCTCGTACATGACCGCTGCCACGCTGATGGTCGACGGCGGGCAGCGGGTGCTGTAG
- a CDS encoding MFS transporter → MKPDFRRSAAPSLHAPFFGPAAVRGAFVMAMLGWGLGVYGLPVYLHAVVERTGWPVSLVSSAITVHFLAGALVIAGLPRLHGRFGLPATTVGGAALASVGVLGWSLAAEPWQLFAAALASGGGWVTMGSAAINAVVSPWYSARRPRALSTAYNGATIGGVVFSPLWAMLIARIGFVAAAALVGLASVMAIAWLARAVFSRTPESMGQRADGLAADAVMRADAAEPAAPAAPIGALWRDRAFLTLTAGMAMGLFAQMGLIAHLYSLMVPVLGVRGAGFAMGLATACAVAGRTAVARAMPPHADRRRVAAAAYAVQLLGSLALMAAPADAGWLVLAGVVLFGLGLGNANTLPPLIAQREFAEADQPRAVALMIAISQATYAFAPAVFGAVIAFAGVAAPAVGRGAAPLFLAAALVQAGAIAALLAGRGARAGDGRPRQAG, encoded by the coding sequence ATGAAACCCGATTTCCGGCGCTCCGCGGCGCCCAGCCTTCACGCGCCTTTCTTCGGCCCTGCGGCGGTCCGTGGCGCCTTCGTCATGGCGATGCTCGGCTGGGGGCTCGGCGTATATGGCCTGCCGGTCTACCTGCATGCGGTGGTCGAGCGAACCGGCTGGCCGGTGTCGCTGGTGTCGTCGGCGATCACCGTGCACTTCCTGGCCGGCGCGCTGGTGATCGCGGGCCTGCCCCGGCTTCACGGCCGCTTCGGTCTTCCCGCCACCACGGTCGGCGGCGCGGCGCTGGCTTCGGTCGGGGTGCTCGGCTGGTCGCTGGCCGCCGAACCCTGGCAGCTCTTCGCGGCGGCGCTGGCAAGCGGCGGCGGATGGGTGACGATGGGCTCGGCCGCGATCAACGCGGTGGTGTCGCCGTGGTACTCGGCCCGGCGGCCGCGCGCGCTGAGCACCGCCTACAACGGCGCCACGATCGGCGGCGTAGTGTTCTCGCCCTTGTGGGCGATGCTGATCGCGCGCATCGGCTTCGTGGCCGCCGCTGCCTTGGTCGGACTGGCCAGCGTGATGGCGATCGCCTGGCTGGCGCGCGCCGTGTTTTCGCGCACGCCCGAGTCGATGGGGCAGCGGGCCGACGGGCTCGCCGCCGATGCGGTGATGCGGGCCGACGCTGCCGAGCCCGCCGCGCCGGCGGCGCCGATCGGGGCACTCTGGCGCGACCGTGCCTTCCTCACGCTCACCGCCGGCATGGCGATGGGGCTGTTCGCGCAGATGGGCCTGATCGCGCACCTCTATTCGCTGATGGTGCCGGTGCTGGGCGTGCGCGGCGCCGGCTTCGCGATGGGCCTGGCGACCGCCTGCGCCGTGGCCGGCCGAACCGCGGTGGCGCGCGCGATGCCGCCGCACGCCGACCGCCGGCGCGTGGCGGCAGCGGCCTACGCGGTGCAGCTGCTCGGCTCGCTGGCGCTGATGGCCGCCCCGGCAGATGCGGGCTGGCTGGTCCTGGCGGGCGTCGTGCTGTTCGGCCTGGGGCTGGGCAATGCGAACACCTTGCCGCCGCTGATCGCGCAGCGCGAGTTCGCCGAAGCGGACCAGCCGCGCGCGGTCGCGTTGATGATCGCGATCAGCCAGGCGACCTATGCGTTCGCGCCGGCGGTATTCGGCGCGGTGATCGCGTTCGCCGGCGTCGCCGCGCCGGCGGTCGGACGGGGCGCAGCTCCGCTGTTCCTGGCCGCCGCGCTGGTGCAGGCCGGCGCGATCGCGGCGCTGCTGGCGGGCCGGGGCGCGCGCGCCGGGGACGGCCGGCCCCGGCAGGCCGGCTAG
- a CDS encoding c-type cytochrome, whose amino-acid sequence MSDEHEAFIKTPKQLITVVVLAFVVPILVIVLLVKYVGTSTRVGAGADAMTAEAIEARIRPVAGFELAGASGPRAARSGEEVYKAQCATCHAAGVAGAPKLADNAAWADRIKTGLQALVNSALKGKGAMGAQGGGDYSDLEITRAVVYMANAAGGKFEEPKADAAPKAAEAAPAAAAPAPAAPAPAAAAPAPAAPAAAPAQTASVDGKKIYDSTCMVCHATGVAGAPKMGDKAAWADRVKAGMDTLVSHSINGLRAMPPRGGNAKLSDAEVRAAVEYMVAAVQ is encoded by the coding sequence ATGAGCGACGAACACGAAGCATTCATCAAGACCCCCAAGCAGCTGATCACCGTCGTGGTGCTGGCCTTCGTGGTGCCCATCCTCGTGATCGTGCTCCTGGTCAAGTACGTGGGCACCAGCACGCGCGTCGGCGCCGGCGCCGACGCGATGACCGCCGAGGCGATCGAGGCCCGGATCCGGCCGGTGGCGGGCTTCGAGCTGGCCGGCGCGAGTGGCCCGCGGGCGGCCCGCTCGGGCGAGGAGGTCTACAAGGCGCAGTGCGCGACCTGTCACGCCGCGGGCGTGGCGGGCGCGCCGAAACTCGCCGACAACGCCGCCTGGGCCGACCGGATCAAGACCGGCCTGCAGGCCCTGGTCAACTCGGCGCTCAAGGGCAAGGGCGCGATGGGCGCTCAGGGCGGCGGCGACTACTCCGACCTGGAGATCACCCGCGCGGTCGTCTACATGGCCAACGCGGCCGGCGGCAAGTTCGAGGAGCCTAAGGCCGATGCGGCACCCAAGGCGGCCGAGGCCGCCCCGGCTGCTGCGGCGCCCGCTCCGGCTGCACCGGCGCCCGCCGCCGCGGCGCCCGCCCCCGCGGCTCCCGCTGCCGCCCCGGCCCAGACCGCCTCGGTCGACGGCAAGAAGATCTACGACAGCACCTGCATGGTCTGCCATGCCACCGGCGTGGCCGGCGCCCCCAAGATGGGCGACAAGGCCGCGTGGGCGGATCGGGTCAAGGCCGGCATGGACACGCTGGTCTCGCACTCGATCAACGGCCTGCGGGCAATGCCCCCGCGCGGCGGCAACGCCAAGCTGTCCGACGCGGAAGTCCGCGCGGCGGTCGAGTACATGGTGGCCGCGGTGCAGTGA
- a CDS encoding polysaccharide pyruvyl transferase family protein: protein MNPVVLFGAFDRHNFGDLLFPHIAAAMLPDVEPLFAGLVERDMRALGGHRVRPLAGVPAALATAAALTAGGDRPGATLVHVGGEILTCDAWQAAVMLLPPELVQPTIGRLDAQPAQRIAWARSFLGGTGLAPYVASREGLPGIERVVYLGAGGTGLADCEPALRAEVIAKLSSADEVGVRDRHTLAQLRAAGIAARLMPDPAVMAAELFGDAIRTRSGPAGIAGRFADGYLAVQFSADFGDDDTLDRLAAQLDRLAASTGLGVALFRAGAAPWHDDLGVLRRTAARLRPGSAAVFESLDLWDICALLAGSRGYCGSSLHGRIVATAFGLPRVNLLHPSTRPRRAGVAGGYGGDGDNGGDRCDGGEAPTVGKQAAYAETWELPGLPTVAGVDDVAEAVGEALAADPAALAAHAASLAARYRRTFAEIMGGGT, encoded by the coding sequence ATGAATCCCGTCGTCCTGTTCGGCGCGTTCGACCGGCACAACTTCGGCGACCTGCTGTTCCCGCACATCGCCGCGGCGATGCTGCCGGACGTCGAGCCGCTGTTCGCGGGACTGGTGGAGCGGGACATGCGGGCCTTGGGCGGACATCGGGTGCGGCCGCTGGCCGGGGTGCCGGCGGCACTCGCCACGGCCGCGGCCTTGACCGCCGGGGGCGACAGGCCGGGCGCGACGCTCGTGCACGTCGGCGGCGAGATCCTGACCTGCGATGCCTGGCAGGCCGCGGTGATGCTGCTGCCGCCCGAGCTGGTGCAGCCGACGATCGGGCGGCTGGACGCGCAGCCTGCTCAGCGCATCGCGTGGGCGCGCAGCTTCCTGGGCGGCACCGGCCTCGCGCCTTACGTGGCGTCTCGCGAGGGCCTGCCGGGAATCGAGCGGGTGGTGTACCTGGGCGCGGGCGGCACCGGGCTTGCCGACTGCGAGCCCGCGCTTCGCGCCGAGGTGATCGCCAAGCTGTCGAGCGCCGATGAGGTGGGCGTGCGCGACCGGCACACGCTCGCGCAGCTCCGGGCCGCGGGCATCGCCGCGCGGCTGATGCCCGACCCCGCAGTGATGGCGGCGGAGCTGTTCGGCGATGCGATCCGAACCCGCTCCGGACCTGCCGGCATCGCGGGCCGGTTCGCCGACGGCTATCTGGCGGTGCAGTTCAGCGCCGACTTCGGCGACGACGACACGCTGGACCGGCTCGCGGCGCAGCTGGATCGGCTCGCTGCCTCGACCGGCCTCGGCGTGGCGCTGTTCCGCGCCGGCGCGGCGCCCTGGCACGACGACCTCGGGGTGCTGCGCAGGACGGCGGCGCGGCTGCGACCCGGATCGGCCGCCGTCTTCGAGTCGCTGGACCTGTGGGACATCTGCGCGCTGCTCGCCGGCAGCCGCGGGTATTGCGGCAGCAGCCTGCACGGCAGGATCGTCGCGACGGCCTTCGGGCTGCCGCGGGTGAACCTGCTTCATCCGTCGACCCGGCCGCGTCGCGCGGGCGTCGCCGGCGGCTACGGAGGCGACGGCGACAACGGGGGCGACCGATGCGATGGCGGCGAAGCCCCCACCGTCGGCAAGCAGGCCGCCTACGCCGAAACCTGGGAGCTGCCGGGGCTGCCGACCGTGGCCGGCGTCGACGACGTCGCCGAGGCGGTTGGGGAGGCGCTCGCCGCGGATCCCGCGGCGCTGGCCGCACATGCGGCCTCGCTGGCTGCGCGATACCGCAGGACGTTCGCCGAGATCATGGGCGGCGGAACATGA
- a CDS encoding MFS transporter: MSEARGGGTKSGQGTAVGGGSAGAGAPTRAGTLDRLLLPAGVAPAAAPVLLARALRAFADGYVAVLLPAYLLALGLGTLEVGIASTATMLGSAFATLAVGTWGHRFARHRLLRAAALLMLVTGIGFASASSFWPLLLVAFVGTLNPSSGDVSVFLPLEHATLAGTARGDARTALFARYSVLGALCAAVGALASGMPDWIAGSLGVSPLDAMRAMFVGYGAIGAIVWWLYRRLPGRTGAAESDGAAPALPGQAALVDREADATRAAATGTEPEAAAPLGPSRAIVVRLAVLFSVDNFASGLVVHSLLSLWLFEKFDLSLAQAGQFFFLAGLLSAASQLLSPVVARRIGLLNTMVFTHMPANVFMILAAFAPTMPLALGLLLARSALSQMDVPPRTAYVMGVVTPAERAAAASFTAVPKSLAAAVSPSLAGAMLAAGWLAAPLLACGTLKLAYDLTLWRMFRSHPPRGD; encoded by the coding sequence ATGAGCGAAGCGCGCGGGGGCGGAACGAAGAGCGGGCAAGGCACGGCGGTCGGGGGCGGCTCGGCGGGCGCGGGCGCTCCGACGAGGGCTGGCACGCTCGATCGCCTGCTGTTGCCCGCCGGCGTCGCGCCTGCGGCCGCGCCGGTGCTGCTCGCGCGGGCCCTGCGCGCCTTCGCCGACGGCTACGTCGCGGTGCTGCTGCCTGCCTACCTGCTGGCGCTGGGCCTGGGCACGCTGGAGGTCGGCATCGCCAGCACCGCCACGATGCTCGGCTCGGCATTCGCCACGCTGGCGGTCGGCACCTGGGGACATCGATTCGCCCGCCACCGGCTGCTGCGTGCGGCCGCGCTGCTGATGCTCGTCACCGGCATCGGGTTCGCGAGCGCATCGTCGTTCTGGCCGCTGCTGCTGGTGGCCTTCGTGGGCACGCTGAACCCGAGTTCGGGCGACGTCAGCGTGTTCCTGCCGCTCGAGCACGCGACGCTGGCCGGCACCGCGCGCGGCGACGCGCGCACCGCGCTGTTCGCGCGCTACAGCGTGCTGGGCGCGCTGTGCGCGGCGGTCGGCGCGCTGGCCTCGGGCATGCCCGACTGGATCGCGGGTAGCCTGGGCGTCTCGCCGCTCGACGCGATGCGCGCGATGTTCGTCGGCTACGGCGCGATCGGCGCGATCGTCTGGTGGCTGTACCGGCGGCTGCCGGGTCGGACGGGAGCCGCCGAAAGCGACGGCGCGGCGCCTGCCCTCCCCGGCCAGGCGGCCCTCGTGGACCGGGAAGCGGATGCGACGCGCGCGGCGGCCACCGGCACCGAGCCCGAAGCGGCCGCGCCGCTCGGCCCGTCGCGCGCGATCGTGGTGAGGCTCGCGGTTCTGTTCAGCGTCGACAACTTCGCGAGCGGGCTGGTCGTGCACTCGCTGCTGTCGCTTTGGCTGTTCGAGAAGTTCGACCTGTCGCTCGCGCAGGCCGGACAGTTCTTCTTCCTGGCCGGCCTGCTGAGCGCCGCGTCGCAACTGCTGAGCCCGGTCGTCGCGCGGCGCATCGGGCTGCTGAACACGATGGTGTTCACGCACATGCCGGCCAACGTGTTCATGATCCTCGCCGCCTTCGCGCCCACGATGCCGCTCGCGCTGGGCCTGCTGCTCGCGCGCAGCGCGCTGTCGCAGATGGACGTGCCGCCGCGCACCGCCTACGTGATGGGCGTGGTCACGCCCGCCGAGCGCGCGGCCGCGGCGAGCTTCACCGCCGTGCCCAAGAGCCTGGCCGCGGCGGTGAGCCCGTCGCTGGCCGGGGCGATGCTGGCTGCCGGATGGCTGGCCGCGCCGCTGCTGGCCTGCGGAACGCTGAAGCTGGCCTACGACCTCACGCTCTGGCGGATGTTCAGGTCGCATCCGCCACGGGGGGACTGA